The Bacillota bacterium genome has a window encoding:
- a CDS encoding hydantoinase/oxoprolinase family protein, with protein MKPLRVAMDIGGTFTDFVLFDSTTGTYLTEKVSTTPKNLAEGILRGLENLGRSLGDIEFCVHGTTAGLNAFLERKGARVALITTQGFRDVYEIARGNRPEMYNIRYRKPKPLIRRRDVFEVEERTRYDGSIMKPLDTGSLEEVANRIREDGYESITVALLHSYMNPSHEMAVRDYLRQHLPGVSVTLSHEVSREWREYERTSTSVLNAYVAPIVERYLSKLEEEVQDRGLTESLYIMRSNGGVMTAEVAKANPIQTLLSGPVGGAVGGVTLAETGGYENLVLIDMGGTSFDVSMVIKGRPDVTTETDLEGFPVLTPMVNIHTIGAGGGSIAWLEEGGLRVGPASAGADPGPACYGRGGTESTVTDANVTLGRIDPDHFLGGNMRLHPERSIDSVGRIADRLGLPVVETAEGICDVANAKMADAIRQITVRKGIDPRDFSLVAFGGAGPMHAVFIAEELGIRTVMVPSMPGAFSAWGMLTTDIRHDEVGTFFRPATGADAQEIDGIFQAIEHKAAGVLARQKVSRDKMTFGRSADMRYMGQEYTVNVLLPQTHGSDVTSLVQGFHDKHLDIYGHNSPNEPVEFVNLRVAGMGQLDICPAQALEDAVDSSPRPRTRKMVTFRGELHETTVYNRSTLRHGHSLTGPAIIEELTATTVVPPGYGARVDRMGTINITPLEVRQ; from the coding sequence TTGAAGCCACTGCGAGTTGCCATGGACATAGGCGGCACCTTCACAGACTTCGTTCTGTTTGACTCTACGACCGGGACGTATCTTACGGAAAAGGTCTCGACCACGCCTAAGAACCTGGCCGAAGGCATACTGCGGGGGTTAGAGAACCTTGGGCGTAGCCTCGGTGATATAGAATTCTGCGTCCATGGAACCACGGCTGGTCTGAATGCCTTCCTGGAGAGGAAAGGCGCGAGGGTCGCTCTCATAACAACCCAGGGGTTCCGTGATGTCTACGAGATCGCCAGGGGCAACCGCCCTGAGATGTACAACATAAGGTACCGCAAGCCAAAGCCGCTGATTCGCCGCAGGGATGTCTTTGAAGTAGAAGAGCGCACGAGATATGACGGCTCCATCATGAAGCCCCTTGATACCGGCTCCCTCGAAGAGGTCGCCAATCGCATCCGGGAGGACGGCTACGAGTCGATTACCGTAGCGCTTCTTCACTCTTATATGAACCCCAGCCACGAAATGGCTGTGAGGGACTACTTGAGGCAACACCTACCGGGAGTGTCCGTGACCCTCTCTCATGAAGTTAGCAGGGAGTGGAGGGAGTACGAACGCACGAGCACCAGTGTGCTGAATGCCTACGTTGCACCCATAGTGGAACGGTATCTCAGCAAGCTGGAAGAAGAGGTCCAGGACAGGGGCTTGACGGAGTCTCTCTACATAATGAGGTCAAACGGTGGGGTCATGACTGCGGAGGTGGCCAAGGCGAACCCTATCCAGACACTGCTTTCGGGTCCCGTAGGGGGAGCGGTGGGAGGCGTTACCCTGGCTGAGACCGGGGGCTACGAAAATCTTGTGCTCATTGACATGGGAGGAACGAGCTTCGATGTCAGCATGGTAATAAAGGGACGCCCAGATGTGACTACCGAGACAGACCTGGAGGGCTTCCCTGTCCTTACACCCATGGTGAACATCCATACCATCGGTGCGGGTGGAGGTAGCATTGCGTGGCTTGAAGAGGGCGGCCTCAGGGTAGGCCCGGCGAGCGCCGGGGCGGACCCTGGCCCGGCCTGTTACGGGCGGGGAGGCACTGAATCCACCGTAACCGATGCCAATGTGACGCTCGGCCGCATTGATCCCGATCACTTCCTCGGCGGAAACATGAGACTCCACCCGGAGAGGTCCATCGACTCGGTAGGAAGGATAGCTGATAGACTTGGATTGCCCGTTGTGGAGACCGCCGAGGGGATCTGCGATGTAGCCAACGCGAAGATGGCGGATGCCATCCGGCAAATCACCGTGAGGAAGGGCATAGATCCCCGGGATTTCAGCTTGGTGGCCTTCGGTGGAGCCGGCCCGATGCATGCGGTCTTTATAGCGGAGGAATTGGGTATCAGGACGGTGATGGTGCCTTCAATGCCAGGTGCCTTTTCGGCCTGGGGCATGCTGACCACCGACATTCGCCACGATGAGGTTGGGACCTTCTTCCGCCCGGCAACCGGAGCTGATGCCCAGGAGATCGACGGGATATTCCAGGCCATCGAACACAAGGCTGCGGGTGTTCTTGCCAGGCAGAAGGTATCCAGGGACAAGATGACCTTTGGCCGCAGCGCTGACATGAGGTATATGGGCCAGGAATACACCGTGAACGTGCTATTGCCTCAGACCCATGGCTCTGACGTCACCTCGCTGGTGCAGGGTTTTCACGACAAGCACCTGGATATCTACGGCCATAACAGCCCAAATGAACCAGTTGAGTTCGTTAACCTCCGTGTGGCCGGGATGGGGCAGCTTGACATCTGCCCGGCGCAAGCCCTGGAAGATGCTGTGGATTCCTCTCCTAGGCCACGCACGCGGAAGATGGTTACCTTCAGGGGTGAGCTCCATGAAACGACTGTGTACAACCGGTCCACCCTGCGCCACGGGCACAGCCTCACTGGACCGGCGATAATTGAGGAACTTACAGCAACGACAGTAGTGCCTCCGGGATACGGGGCCCGCGTAGACCGAATGGGAACGATAAACATCACCCCATTGGAGGTGAGACAGTGA
- a CDS encoding hydantoinase B/oxoprolinase family protein, producing MNLENSNVTYLENPITTEIIRNALNSAAQEMNQSLFRSAYSPVIYEMKDCSVGLFDAETNALGQSAGLPIFLGNLEVCIEGTLEAFGRENLREGDVFAMNDSYLTGTHLNDITVVSPIFFDGKIAGFTANRAHWLDVGSKDPGMPMDSTEIYQEGFRLGPTKIIDAGVPRHDVIDFIGRNSRFHRAALGDLNAQISACRTGEKRLQAILKRFGPETVTRACQDVFAQSERIARRSIKDIADGVYEAEGTLDSDGYSDEPVLVKVKVVIAGDEMSIDLDGSSAMRKGGTNCGWAQTVSACRVAYKALICPDSPVTGGTFKPLTVKAPPKSIFTAEEPAGVAWYFSHLGLLIDLVVKALAPAIPERAAAAHYGDSMVITFTGTDPRTTAPFLSVEATVGGWGSSQGSDGQDALINNVNGDFKNLPVEVFENKYPLTLLRYGLRPDTGGRGAFRGGLGAFREYLVDTGECYLYLWWERSRTPAWGLLGGEAAVGPQVVINPGGDNERCMLKVNGLKLTRGDVVSCRTGGGGGFGEPFMRDPEKAREDIINGYVTRA from the coding sequence ATGAACCTGGAGAACTCCAACGTCACGTATCTTGAGAACCCGATCACTACTGAGATTATACGGAATGCCCTGAACTCCGCAGCCCAAGAGATGAACCAGAGCCTCTTTCGCAGTGCATACAGCCCAGTCATATACGAAATGAAGGATTGCAGCGTAGGGCTTTTCGACGCAGAGACAAACGCCCTGGGACAGTCAGCGGGACTCCCCATCTTCCTTGGCAACCTCGAGGTCTGCATTGAGGGAACGCTGGAAGCCTTTGGCAGGGAGAACCTGCGCGAGGGCGACGTGTTCGCCATGAACGATTCATATCTAACCGGTACACACCTCAATGATATTACTGTTGTTTCCCCGATCTTCTTTGACGGCAAGATAGCCGGCTTCACCGCGAATCGCGCCCATTGGCTGGATGTAGGAAGCAAGGACCCAGGAATGCCCATGGATTCTACTGAGATATACCAGGAGGGCTTCCGGCTGGGGCCTACAAAGATAATCGATGCTGGAGTCCCGCGACACGATGTGATTGACTTCATTGGCAGGAACAGCCGGTTCCACCGTGCCGCACTGGGTGACCTCAACGCTCAGATATCCGCGTGCCGGACCGGGGAGAAGAGGTTACAGGCGATCCTTAAGAGATTCGGGCCTGAAACAGTCACCAGGGCGTGCCAGGACGTGTTCGCTCAATCAGAACGCATTGCCCGGCGGAGCATAAAAGACATCGCCGATGGCGTGTACGAGGCTGAAGGCACCCTGGACAGCGATGGATACAGCGATGAACCCGTACTCGTGAAGGTCAAGGTGGTCATTGCCGGTGATGAGATGAGCATAGACCTGGACGGTTCCAGCGCGATGCGGAAAGGCGGTACGAATTGCGGTTGGGCCCAGACCGTCTCGGCATGCCGCGTGGCCTACAAGGCGCTAATCTGCCCCGACTCCCCAGTAACTGGAGGTACGTTCAAGCCGCTCACGGTAAAGGCTCCTCCCAAGTCCATATTCACAGCGGAAGAACCTGCGGGGGTCGCGTGGTATTTCAGCCACCTGGGGCTACTGATAGACCTGGTCGTAAAGGCACTGGCGCCGGCCATACCTGAGCGCGCAGCAGCGGCTCACTACGGGGATTCCATGGTAATAACATTCACCGGGACCGATCCTCGTACTACTGCCCCCTTTCTCTCGGTGGAAGCCACGGTCGGAGGCTGGGGTTCGTCCCAGGGGAGCGACGGCCAGGATGCCCTGATAAACAACGTAAATGGTGACTTCAAGAACTTGCCGGTGGAGGTCTTTGAGAACAAGTATCCCCTCACATTGCTGCGCTATGGGCTTCGTCCTGACACCGGTGGCCGCGGAGCCTTCCGGGGCGGCCTGGGAGCCTTTAGAGAATACCTGGTTGACACCGGTGAATGCTACCTGTACTTGTGGTGGGAACGCTCAAGGACACCAGCGTGGGGCTTGCTAGGGGGCGAGGCTGCTGTTGGCCCCCAGGTTGTGATCAACCCCGGCGGTGACAACGAACGCTGCATGCTCAAGGTCAACGGGCTGAAGCTCACCCGGGGCGACGTGGTCAGCTGCAGGACGGGTGGGGGAGGGGGGTTTGGCGAGCCATTCATGAGGGACCCTGAGAAGGCCAGGGAGGATATCATCAACGGTTATGTGACTCGGGCATAA
- a CDS encoding aminopeptidase P family protein produces the protein MSRIREIMTQKRVDCLLVVPSVNFHYLLEYTPFSDERLLCMLLPRDDEPFLIAPRLQVTDLETHIPGIQIREWADGEDPYCVLAASMRERGLDSATIAVDPWLRSVMLLNMIERMPSCRYVTGDAVLGEARTVKAKHELDCLRRASSLADAVMNEVFGLLREGMSELDVVGLIQRAFAMKGAGRLSFDPIIGSGPNSAFPHHTSGERRLQAGDALIMDFGGSFQGYPSDITRTVFIGEPTPIMREVYEVVLEAQEAAFQRADPGIPAQEVDRAARRVIESQGYGEFFIHRTGHGIGLEVHELPSIEEGNMDLLAEGMVFSVEPGIYLPGQFGVRIEDLVEITCDGARRLNSAARDLKVLALAPVDPC, from the coding sequence TTGAGCCGTATCAGGGAGATCATGACGCAAAAGAGGGTTGACTGCCTGCTCGTGGTGCCGTCCGTGAATTTCCATTACCTCCTGGAGTACACGCCATTCTCTGACGAGAGACTGCTTTGCATGCTGCTTCCCAGAGACGATGAGCCTTTTCTGATTGCGCCCAGGCTCCAAGTCACCGATCTTGAGACCCACATTCCTGGAATCCAGATACGGGAATGGGCTGACGGGGAAGACCCCTATTGCGTGCTGGCTGCCTCCATGAGAGAGCGTGGCCTGGACTCAGCAACGATAGCAGTGGATCCATGGCTTCGCTCCGTGATGCTTCTAAACATGATCGAGCGAATGCCCTCGTGCAGGTACGTGACAGGGGACGCGGTACTGGGGGAGGCACGTACCGTCAAGGCTAAGCACGAGCTTGACTGCCTCAGGCGTGCCTCATCGCTGGCAGATGCGGTGATGAACGAGGTCTTCGGGTTGTTGAGGGAGGGGATGAGCGAACTCGATGTGGTTGGATTGATCCAGCGCGCCTTCGCCATGAAGGGAGCGGGAAGGCTCTCCTTCGATCCGATCATAGGTTCAGGACCCAACTCCGCCTTTCCTCACCACACTTCGGGGGAAAGAAGGCTTCAAGCCGGGGATGCTCTTATCATGGATTTCGGAGGAAGCTTCCAGGGCTACCCGTCAGATATCACCAGGACTGTGTTCATTGGCGAGCCGACCCCGATCATGAGGGAGGTCTACGAGGTCGTGCTGGAGGCCCAGGAGGCCGCATTCCAGAGGGCAGATCCTGGCATACCTGCCCAGGAAGTAGACAGAGCCGCGAGGCGGGTTATCGAGAGTCAAGGCTACGGTGAGTTCTTCATCCACAGGACAGGTCATGGAATTGGGCTCGAGGTACATGAACTCCCCTCGATTGAAGAGGGAAACATGGACCTTCTGGCCGAGGGAATGGTGTTCAGCGTTGAGCCCGGAATCTACCTGCCTGGGCAGTTCGGCGTGAGGATAGAAGACCTTGTTGAGATAACCTGCGATGGAGCCAGGAGGTTGAATTCCGCGGCCAGGGACCTGAAGGTCCTAGCCCTGGCCCCTGTCGATCCCTGCTAG
- a CDS encoding hydantoinase/oxoprolinase N-terminal domain-containing protein → MDGFRVSVDVGGTFTDFVVEDEASGSAFTGKVLSTPRDPAGAVLTGTKDLVPNPAVVDILVTTKGLRGTYSIALRDRPARRAGDDRRHHPWRAASWAGRQWP, encoded by the coding sequence ATGGACGGATTTCGCGTGTCAGTGGATGTCGGGGGAACGTTTACGGACTTCGTTGTGGAAGATGAGGCTTCGGGGTCAGCCTTCACCGGCAAGGTGCTGTCAACCCCAAGAGATCCCGCGGGTGCGGTTCTCACGGGCACGAAGGACCTCGTACCGAACCCGGCCGTTGTTGACATCCTGGTAACCACGAAGGGGTTGAGGGGCACATACAGCATCGCCCTCAGGGACCGCCCGGCTAGGAGGGCAGGGGACGATAGGCGGCACCATCCCTGGCGGGCTGCTTCTTGGGCTGGTAGGCAATGGCCTTAA
- a CDS encoding ABC transporter permease, with protein MAKGRDSQDQPVRQKVIGGLTFGALTRKYAIGIAALLTFFFLSFASPAFLSVRNIHNILDQSAHIGIVACAHTIAIISGNFDLSSGAVFAMGGSVAALIAVSGYTKLGLVVGALVGLLIGLLNGLVISVLRLHSFIATLASSLIIGGTALVLTDGRLIIVRDPAFSVLGQSTIFSVRTPIFIFAAFALFTWVLLSRTRFGRHVYAVGGNAEAARLSGINVQLIQILVFGITGFAAALAGVITVSRMGQGQGDIGELVALQAIARVVIGGTSILGGQGAIGGTILGVLLLRLVGNGFNLLNVPPFYQRMFEGAIIFFAVAIETLSRRRRR; from the coding sequence GTGGCCAAGGGAAGGGATAGCCAGGACCAACCGGTTAGACAGAAGGTGATAGGTGGCTTAACCTTCGGAGCCCTCACAAGGAAGTACGCCATCGGGATCGCTGCTCTTCTGACCTTTTTCTTCCTTAGTTTTGCCAGCCCGGCCTTCTTGTCGGTGCGAAACATCCACAACATCCTGGACCAGTCAGCTCACATTGGCATAGTAGCCTGTGCGCACACCATCGCCATCATCAGCGGCAACTTCGACCTTTCCAGCGGTGCGGTCTTCGCCATGGGCGGGTCGGTGGCCGCCTTGATAGCTGTCTCCGGTTACACCAAACTGGGGCTTGTAGTGGGGGCTCTCGTGGGACTGCTCATCGGATTGTTGAACGGCCTGGTTATTTCCGTCCTCCGGCTGCACTCATTCATCGCCACGCTCGCCTCCAGCCTTATCATCGGCGGAACGGCGCTTGTCTTGACGGACGGGCGCCTCATCATCGTCAGGGATCCGGCCTTCAGCGTGCTGGGGCAGTCCACTATCTTCTCAGTTAGGACTCCCATATTTATCTTCGCCGCTTTTGCCCTGTTTACATGGGTCCTTCTTTCACGTACCAGATTCGGCCGCCATGTGTACGCCGTTGGAGGAAATGCCGAGGCTGCCCGGTTGTCCGGGATAAACGTGCAGCTCATACAGATCCTGGTTTTCGGCATCACCGGCTTTGCCGCCGCCTTGGCCGGGGTTATCACGGTATCGCGCATGGGGCAGGGGCAGGGCGACATCGGTGAACTTGTTGCCCTGCAGGCCATCGCCCGTGTCGTAATCGGCGGCACCAGTATCCTGGGAGGCCAAGGTGCGATTGGCGGCACCATCCTTGGTGTCTTGCTGCTGCGATTGGTGGGGAACGGCTTCAATCTCCTGAACGTCCCTCCCTTCTACCAGCGCATGTTCGAAGGAGCCATCATCTTCTTCGCCGTGGCCATTGAGACGCTGTCGCGACGGAGGCGGCGCTAG
- a CDS encoding sugar ABC transporter ATP-binding protein produces the protein MPVASKVSSAPVVELRGISKRYDAIEALADLNLTIQKGCIHGLVGENGAGKSTLGKIISGVIPQDEGDLLVNGRQVIYHSPADALRDSIAVISQEVSLVPKRSVIDNVFLGIENRRYGLIDEDKMRLDFDALVERLGFDLEPGVEVSSLGFAEQKVVEIMRAIARNTQILVMDEPTTSLSAEKTGRLLQIVRYLKDTGTTIIYISHFLQEVLNLADSVTILRNGRLIRTALAKEETVNSLVEGMIGISVTELFPPRAKSPGESAEVLSVEGLSQERRLHDVSFRIRAGEIVGLAGLVGSGRSELAKTIFGAYPKDKGQIRICGEPMDIRSPRDAMRAGIAFLPESRKLEGLVMRKDVRYNVSLPHLDAVSLGPFVKSEEEDSLVRNLLRDLDVRPPNPDALVTSLSGGNQQKVLFAKWLFQPPRLFIADEPTTGVDVGAKRAIYRLLISLAERGMAVLLISSELDEVLKLSHRVLCMRLGRIVAEFDASCVREEDVMHAIFATEQKRRH, from the coding sequence ATGCCAGTGGCTTCCAAGGTTAGTAGCGCACCGGTCGTTGAATTGAGGGGAATCAGCAAGCGCTATGACGCGATTGAGGCGCTTGCTGACCTCAATTTGACGATTCAGAAAGGCTGTATCCACGGGCTCGTCGGGGAAAACGGGGCCGGGAAATCCACTCTGGGCAAGATCATCAGCGGTGTGATTCCCCAGGACGAGGGTGATCTCCTCGTGAACGGCCGGCAAGTCATCTACCATTCGCCTGCGGATGCGCTTAGGGACAGTATAGCAGTGATCTCCCAAGAGGTGTCGCTCGTTCCCAAGAGAAGCGTCATTGACAATGTCTTCCTTGGCATTGAGAACCGGCGGTACGGGTTGATAGATGAAGACAAGATGCGCTTGGACTTTGATGCCCTCGTGGAGAGATTGGGATTCGATCTTGAGCCCGGTGTGGAGGTTTCGTCCCTGGGCTTCGCGGAGCAGAAGGTAGTTGAGATAATGCGGGCCATCGCCAGGAACACCCAGATTCTGGTGATGGACGAGCCCACAACCTCCCTTTCAGCGGAAAAGACGGGAAGGCTTCTCCAGATCGTTCGTTACCTGAAGGATACAGGGACCACCATCATATACATCTCGCATTTCCTGCAAGAGGTATTGAATCTGGCGGATAGTGTGACGATCCTCAGAAACGGCCGCCTGATCCGCACGGCGCTCGCCAAAGAGGAGACGGTCAACTCGTTAGTTGAAGGCATGATCGGGATCTCGGTGACAGAGCTCTTCCCGCCCAGGGCCAAGTCTCCCGGAGAGTCGGCAGAGGTCCTTTCAGTCGAGGGCCTGAGTCAAGAGAGGCGTCTTCACGATGTCTCATTCCGGATCCGCGCGGGAGAGATCGTGGGCCTGGCGGGGCTTGTTGGGAGCGGCCGCTCGGAGCTGGCCAAGACAATCTTCGGGGCCTACCCTAAGGACAAAGGCCAGATCAGGATATGCGGAGAACCGATGGACATAAGGTCGCCCAGGGATGCCATGAGGGCGGGCATAGCTTTTTTGCCCGAGAGCAGAAAGCTGGAAGGCCTCGTAATGCGCAAGGACGTGCGATACAATGTGTCTCTCCCGCACCTTGATGCCGTGTCGCTCGGGCCCTTTGTGAAGTCCGAGGAGGAGGATTCCCTGGTACGCAACCTTCTAAGAGATCTCGATGTGAGGCCACCGAATCCAGATGCCCTGGTAACGAGCCTGTCAGGCGGAAACCAGCAGAAGGTTCTGTTTGCCAAGTGGCTCTTTCAGCCCCCACGGCTCTTCATAGCGGACGAGCCGACGACAGGTGTCGATGTTGGAGCCAAGCGGGCGATCTACCGGTTGCTGATCTCCCTCGCTGAGCGCGGAATGGCTGTTCTCCTGATTTCCTCAGAGCTGGACGAGGTTCTGAAACTGTCACACCGGGTACTCTGCATGCGCTTGGGACGGATAGTAGCGGAGTTCGACGCCTCCTGCGTCAGGGAAGAAGACGTCATGCACGCGATCTTCGCGACTGAACAGAAAAGGAGACATTGA
- a CDS encoding sugar ABC transporter substrate-binding protein, translating into MSPDQCGFSVKSIFYLGGITVRKARFHFLVAVLLLIVMAIMGCGQAAPPPEEEEEDEEPALETVRVAAFILVRANAWEQAKIDGMMDKIENDGLDVELSIFSCEFDPIEQINQIRDAITAGTYDVLAIHPQDSTGIVPVVQEALDAGLIVIGVDAPIGPNLRSLDPHPEGVTAMVGRTGWSTGTWLGKAVVEAAEGLEKAKVAYLIGSQGLTIDQERFAALEEVIKDYPHIEIAAFQEGLYRRDTSFEIMQDVFQAQPDINIVVSSGDQMTLGAEDAAMEAGLEGIFFIGNGCSIQGWEAINEKRWFGSYADIPYTEGEIVIELAYKAARGEQVPRSVNLEDRRPPLPPEGPMITQGNVHLFKPQW; encoded by the coding sequence GTGTCACCGGACCAGTGCGGTTTCTCGGTGAAGTCCATCTTTTACCTGGGAGGGATTACCGTGCGGAAGGCCAGGTTTCACTTTCTGGTAGCGGTTTTGTTGCTCATTGTCATGGCCATAATGGGCTGCGGGCAGGCGGCTCCGCCGCCAGAGGAAGAGGAAGAGGACGAAGAACCGGCCCTTGAAACAGTAAGGGTTGCAGCCTTCATTCTTGTCCGGGCGAACGCATGGGAGCAGGCAAAAATAGACGGAATGATGGACAAGATCGAGAATGACGGTCTCGACGTGGAGCTGAGCATTTTCTCGTGTGAGTTTGACCCCATCGAGCAGATAAACCAGATAAGAGACGCGATCACCGCGGGCACCTACGATGTCTTGGCTATTCACCCGCAGGACAGTACCGGGATCGTCCCCGTAGTCCAAGAAGCCCTTGACGCAGGCTTGATCGTCATCGGAGTCGATGCACCGATCGGTCCGAACCTCCGGTCCCTTGATCCGCATCCCGAAGGAGTAACAGCCATGGTAGGGCGCACCGGCTGGTCAACAGGCACCTGGCTAGGCAAGGCTGTTGTGGAGGCTGCCGAGGGCCTGGAGAAGGCCAAGGTGGCCTACTTGATCGGGAGCCAGGGGCTCACGATCGACCAGGAGCGCTTTGCCGCGTTGGAAGAGGTCATAAAGGACTACCCGCATATCGAGATTGCAGCTTTCCAGGAGGGTTTGTACAGGCGGGACACCTCCTTCGAGATCATGCAGGACGTGTTCCAGGCTCAGCCCGATATCAACATAGTTGTATCTTCCGGCGACCAGATGACCCTTGGCGCTGAAGACGCAGCGATGGAAGCCGGCCTTGAGGGGATCTTCTTCATCGGCAACGGCTGCAGCATCCAAGGCTGGGAGGCAATCAATGAGAAGCGCTGGTTCGGATCGTACGCCGACATACCCTATACAGAGGGAGAGATCGTGATAGAGCTGGCCTACAAGGCAGCCCGCGGGGAGCAGGTCCCTCGCTCCGTGAACCTCGAGGACCGTCGCCCGCCGCTTCCACCCGAGGGCCCGATGATCACCCAGGGCAACGTGCATCTCTTCAAACCCCAGTGGTGA